The Drosophila biarmipes strain raj3 chromosome 2L, RU_DBia_V1.1, whole genome shotgun sequence genome has a window encoding:
- the LOC108023829 gene encoding ribosomal RNA-processing protein 7 homolog A, which translates to MGKLEVYSVVPLRTNPHAEICPIVFMREHFIHLTDPNKPKGRTLILLNIPPYVAEESLKKVFSPAGSIEAVEFAFRPGKDNNIKWYKSNRRPRLPFIFKVAYIVFEKANSINKALSLRSIDLFNTSGECIVKTGMELCHEEYQQNYLLEPNKTRVQISKHIAGYDKWERAVKESAKSGEVDAEGWVTVGKEGRIAGFEQKGSLVGRLEQKRPKEKKSKELKNFYTFQIRDSKMQNILEMRKKFMEDKRKIELLKQSRRFKPF; encoded by the exons ATGGGAAAATTGGAGGTTTATTCAG TGGTTCCTCTACGCACCAATCCTCATGCCGAAATCTGCCCCATCGTCTTCATGCGGGAGCACTTTATTCATCTGACGGATCCTAACAAACCCAAGGGTCGCACACTCATTCTGCTCAATATTCCGCCTTACGTGGCAGAGGAGAGCCTGAAAAAGGTCTTCAGTCCGGCGGGAAGCATTGAGGCCGTTGAGTTCGCCTTTAGGCCGGGAAAAGACAATAACATCAAATGGTACAAGAGCAACAGGAGACCGCGGCTGCCCTTTATCTTTAAGGTGGCGTACATTGTGTTTGAGAAAGCCAACAGCATCAACAAGGCCCTGTCCTTGAGAAGTATCGACCTCTTCAACACCAGCGGCGAGTGCATTGTCAAAACTGGCATGGAGCTTTGCCATGAGGAATACCAGCAGAACTACCTTTTGGAGCCTAACAAGACGAGGGTACAGATCAGCAAACACATAGCCGGGTACGACAAGTGGGAACGAGCTGTGAAGGAGTCGGCTAAGAGCGGAGAAGTCGATGCCGAAGGATGGGTCACAGTAGGCAAGGAGGGGCGTATCGCTGGATTTGAGCAAAAGGGCTCCCTGGTTGGTCGCCTGGAACAAAAGAGGCCCAAGGAAAAGAAGTCCAAAGAACTGAAGAACTTTTACACCTTCCAGATCCGCGACAGTAAGATGCagaatattttagaaatgcgCAAGAAGTTTATGGAGGACAAGCGAAAGATCGAGCTGCTTAAGCAGTCGCGTCGCTTCAAACCGTTTTAG